A single Triticum dicoccoides isolate Atlit2015 ecotype Zavitan chromosome 2A, WEW_v2.0, whole genome shotgun sequence DNA region contains:
- the LOC119358677 gene encoding pectinesterase inhibitor 11-like, with amino-acid sequence MSRLHHVLLPFLLLLAAAGSAASASSPPKVSPAEATGFVRRCCRATSYPRACERSLVPRAPSVGLSPRRLAQAALAAAADAARNCSAYIGSPSSSYASSKGKGGGAMGDCAETVRDAADLLKQSAAELGGRVGRASSPRFAWCLSNVQTWASAALTDAETCLDSLSTYAGGAPREDVKRRVVAVEQAAGIALALVNRLQPARRPATATAVHQ; translated from the coding sequence ATGAGCAGgctccaccacgtcctcctcccattcctcctcctcctggccgccgCCGGCAGCGCCGCGTCGGCGTCGAGCCCCCCGAAGGTGAGCCCGGCGGAGGCCACAGGCTTCGTGCGCCGGTGCTGCCGTGCCACGAGCTACCCGCGCGCGTGCGAGCGGAGCCTGGTCCCTCGCGCGCCGAGCGTGGGGCTCAGCCCGCGCCGGCTCGCGCAGGCCGCGCTGgcggccgccgccgacgccgcgcgCAACTGCTCCGCCTACATcgggtccccgtcctcctcctacgCGTCGTCCaaggggaaggggggcggcgccatgGGGGACTGCGCCGAGACGGTGCGCGACGCGGCGGACCTGCTGAAGCAGTCGGCGGCGGAGCTGGGCGGGCGGGTGGGGCGCGCCTCGTCCCCGCGCTTCGCGTGGTGCCTCAGCAACGTGCAGACCTGGGCCAGCGCCGCGCTCACCGACGCCGAGACCTGCCTCGACTCCCTCTCCACCTACGCCGGCGGCGCGCCCCGGGAGGACGTGAAGCGCCGCGTCGTCGCCGTCGAGCAGGCCGCCGGCATCGCCCTGGCCCTCGTCAAccgcctccagcccgcgcgccgccccgccaccgccaccgccgtccACCAGTAG